The following proteins are encoded in a genomic region of [Eubacterium] hominis:
- the ychF gene encoding redox-regulated ATPase YchF produces the protein MPLTAGIVGLPNVGKSTLFNAITKSQVEAANYPFATIQPNVGVVEVPDHRIDRLVELFHPKKTIYTTFEFTDIAGLVKGASKGEGLGNQFLSNIRLTDAICHVVRCFEDDDITHVEGNVDPIRDIEIINLELIMADLQTIDNRLSKVERKALTNKDKDSVKEVAVLKKLKEALEAGKAARTVDLEKEELDIVKAFSLLTLKPMIYIANMSDVEIAEPESNEYYQKVKAYAESEHNEVVPVCAKIEEELSGLDKEEKNEFLQELGIPESGLDKVIKTAYRILDLCTFLTAGEDECRAWTFKKGMLAPQCAGVIHTDFEKGFIRAECYKFEDIDELGSELAVKEAGKLHLEGKEYEVQDGDVLHFRFNV, from the coding sequence ATGCCATTAACAGCAGGAATCGTTGGACTTCCAAACGTAGGAAAGTCTACATTATTTAACGCAATCACAAAAAGTCAGGTAGAAGCAGCAAACTATCCATTTGCCACAATACAGCCAAACGTTGGTGTGGTAGAAGTACCAGATCATCGAATTGATCGTTTAGTAGAATTATTTCATCCTAAAAAAACGATTTATACAACTTTTGAATTTACAGACATTGCCGGTCTTGTAAAAGGGGCAAGTAAAGGAGAAGGTTTAGGGAACCAGTTCTTAAGCAATATCCGTTTAACAGACGCCATTTGTCATGTAGTACGTTGTTTTGAAGATGATGATATTACACATGTAGAAGGAAATGTGGATCCTATCCGTGATATTGAAATCATTAATCTGGAATTGATCATGGCAGACCTTCAGACAATTGACAATCGTTTAAGCAAAGTAGAACGTAAAGCTTTGACAAATAAAGATAAAGACAGCGTGAAAGAAGTTGCAGTTTTAAAAAAATTAAAAGAAGCATTAGAAGCTGGAAAGGCCGCAAGAACAGTTGATCTTGAAAAAGAAGAACTGGATATCGTGAAAGCATTCAGTTTATTAACATTAAAGCCAATGATTTATATCGCTAATATGTCTGATGTGGAAATTGCGGAACCAGAAAGCAATGAATATTATCAGAAAGTAAAAGCATACGCAGAAAGTGAACATAATGAAGTTGTTCCTGTATGTGCAAAAATTGAAGAAGAATTAAGTGGTCTGGATAAAGAAGAAAAGAATGAATTTTTACAAGAATTAGGTATTCCAGAAAGCGGCTTGGATAAGGTGATTAAAACAGCTTATCGTATCCTTGATTTATGCACATTCTTAACAGCAGGAGAAGATGAATGTCGTGCATGGACATTCAAAAAAGGTATGTTGGCTCCACAATGTGCAGGTGTTATCCATACAGATTTTGAAAAAGGTTTTATCCGTGCAGAATGCTACAAGTTTGAAGATATTGATGAGCTGGGTAGTGAGCTTGCGGTAAAAGAAGCAGGAAAATTACATCTTGAAGGTAAAGAATATGAAGTTCAGGATGGCGATGTATTGCATTTCAGATTTAATGTATAG
- a CDS encoding haloacid dehalogenase-like hydrolase: MKRFLDCNFSDMEAMNKQELLESLEASEGRVLIAECSLCNESLLSPMTNAEISAAFGADILLLNMFDVNHPKIDGITGVEDKDVIRELKRLTGRLIGVNLEPIDKSEQTIGEIKTICEGRQASVETALKAKELGIDFILLTGNPGTGVSNQTIVENLKKMKEVVGDDIVLMAGKMHAAGSKKEAGENIITKEVIKDFVEAGADVILIPAPGTVPGITLEYVKEMIAYAHSLDVMTLTSIGTSQEGSEDSTIRDIALMCKMCGTDLHHIGDAGWAPVVPDGIMAYSIAIRGKRHTYARMARSINR; the protein is encoded by the coding sequence ATGAAAAGATTTTTAGATTGTAATTTTTCTGATATGGAGGCAATGAACAAGCAAGAGTTGTTGGAGTCATTAGAAGCAAGCGAAGGAAGAGTATTGATTGCAGAGTGCTCATTATGTAATGAAAGCCTGTTGTCACCAATGACGAATGCGGAAATCAGCGCAGCATTTGGCGCAGATATTCTGTTGTTGAACATGTTTGATGTCAATCATCCTAAAATTGATGGGATCACAGGTGTAGAGGATAAAGATGTTATCCGTGAACTAAAACGTTTAACTGGACGTTTAATTGGTGTGAACCTGGAACCAATTGATAAAAGTGAACAGACAATCGGGGAAATTAAAACCATTTGTGAAGGACGTCAGGCAAGTGTAGAAACAGCTTTAAAAGCAAAAGAACTTGGTATTGATTTTATCTTATTGACAGGTAATCCGGGTACTGGGGTATCAAATCAAACAATTGTGGAAAATCTGAAAAAGATGAAAGAAGTTGTTGGGGATGATATTGTTTTAATGGCAGGTAAAATGCATGCCGCTGGTTCTAAAAAAGAAGCTGGTGAAAATATCATCACAAAAGAAGTTATCAAAGATTTTGTGGAAGCAGGTGCAGATGTTATCTTGATTCCTGCGCCAGGAACAGTGCCTGGTATCACATTGGAATATGTGAAAGAAATGATTGCTTATGCTCATTCCTTAGATGTAATGACACTAACATCTATTGGAACATCACAAGAAGGTTCTGAAGATTCTACTATTCGTGATATCGCATTGATGTGTAAAATGTGTGGAACAGATCTTCACCATATCGGTGATGCCGGCTGGGCACCTGTTGTACCTGATGGTATTATGGCTTATAGTATTGCGATTCGTGGAAAACGTCACACTTACGCAAGAATGGCAAGATCAATTAACCGATAA
- a CDS encoding NADH-quinone oxidoreductase: MDEFDERQVLLRGKIAVQTVIVTVVMLLAAAFITDFGIYDIEKEIGFSDFMIIASCFIITFISVNSILRGAYFGLLSRDREKMIRYIFTALAMVEIGLSIFDIIRGESLSPVSIMSIIMMASISVCLWMKRKEVA; the protein is encoded by the coding sequence ATGGATGAATTTGATGAAAGACAAGTATTATTAAGAGGAAAAATTGCAGTACAAACAGTGATTGTGACAGTGGTAATGTTGCTGGCTGCTGCATTTATCACAGATTTTGGTATTTATGATATTGAAAAAGAAATTGGATTTTCTGATTTTATGATTATTGCATCATGCTTTATCATTACATTTATCTCTGTAAATTCAATATTAAGAGGTGCCTATTTTGGCTTATTATCAAGAGATCGAGAAAAGATGATACGTTATATCTTTACAGCGTTGGCAATGGTGGAAATAGGACTTTCTATATTTGATATCATACGGGGAGAATCATTATCACCAGTTTCCATTATGTCTATTATTATGATGGCTTCTATATCAGTGTGTCTGTGGATGAAACGCAAAGAGGTGGCATAA
- a CDS encoding helix-turn-helix transcriptional regulator, translated as MAKNLKLKSARAALDLTQQELAEKVGVTRQTMNAIEKGDYNPSIKLCIAICKVLNKTLDELFWEE; from the coding sequence ATGGCGAAAAATCTAAAATTAAAGTCGGCAAGGGCAGCACTTGATTTGACACAACAAGAGTTGGCTGAAAAAGTCGGTGTCACCCGGCAGACGATGAATGCGATTGAAAAAGGCGATTATAATCCAAGTATTAAATTATGCATCGCCATATGTAAAGTATTGAATAAAACCCTAGATGAATTATTTTGGGAAGAATAG
- a CDS encoding DUF951 domain-containing protein — MPIQDYDLNDIVEMKKEHPCHKSKYWKIIRMGADIRIKCLGCGTSVLFPRVQFEKKLKRIIEKAPKEEPKE; from the coding sequence ATGCCAATCCAGGATTATGATTTAAACGACATCGTGGAAATGAAAAAAGAACATCCATGTCATAAATCGAAGTATTGGAAAATTATCAGAATGGGTGCGGATATTCGTATCAAGTGCCTGGGATGTGGGACAAGCGTGCTATTCCCACGTGTACAGTTTGAAAAAAAATTAAAACGTATTATAGAAAAGGCTCCAAAAGAGGAACCAAAAGAATAA
- the folD gene encoding bifunctional methylenetetrahydrofolate dehydrogenase/methenyltetrahydrofolate cyclohydrolase FolD, translated as MSEVVYGSEIAKDIKENLKVKIDQLKAEGKRIPKLVVVLVGDNQASLSYVRGKEKACQFVGMENELITLPETTTQEELLSLIERLNLDTAVDGILVQLPLPAHIKEKDIIHAIDPNKDVDGFHPCNVGKLMLNEETFVSCTPKGIIRILETIGYDDLSGKRAVVVGRSNIVGKPIAQLLLNKNATVTICHSRTQDIENVCKEADILIAAIGKAKYINRNWVKEGAVVIDVGINRDENNKMCGDVDFEDVKEVCSYITPVPKGVGPMTIAMLLENTLQSYHKREG; from the coding sequence ATGAGTGAAGTAGTTTATGGAAGCGAAATCGCAAAGGATATTAAAGAAAATCTAAAAGTAAAAATCGATCAGTTAAAGGCAGAAGGTAAACGTATCCCAAAATTGGTTGTTGTTCTGGTTGGTGACAATCAGGCAAGCTTGTCCTATGTACGTGGAAAAGAAAAAGCATGTCAATTTGTTGGTATGGAAAATGAATTAATTACCTTGCCAGAAACCACAACACAAGAGGAATTATTATCATTGATTGAACGTTTGAATTTAGATACTGCTGTAGATGGTATTTTAGTACAATTGCCATTACCAGCACATATCAAAGAAAAGGATATCATTCATGCCATTGATCCTAATAAGGATGTGGATGGATTCCACCCTTGTAATGTGGGTAAATTAATGTTGAATGAAGAAACATTTGTATCTTGTACACCGAAAGGTATTATTCGTATCTTAGAAACGATTGGATATGATGATTTAAGTGGAAAACGTGCTGTTGTAGTTGGCCGCAGTAATATTGTGGGAAAACCGATTGCACAATTGCTGTTAAATAAAAATGCGACAGTGACAATTTGTCATTCACGTACACAGGATATCGAAAATGTTTGTAAAGAAGCTGATATCCTTATTGCGGCAATTGGCAAAGCTAAATATATCAATCGTAACTGGGTAAAAGAAGGCGCCGTTGTGATTGATGTTGGGATTAATCGTGATGAAAATAATAAAATGTGTGGAGATGTTGATTTTGAGGATGTAAAGGAAGTATGTAGCTATATCACACCTGTGCCAAAAGGTGTAGGTCCAATGACCATCGCAATGCTTCTGGAAAATACATTACAGTCTTATCATAAAAGAGAGGGATAA
- a CDS encoding D-tyrosyl-tRNA(Tyr) deacylase: MRVIIQRVAHASVKVDGEYTGKIDQGFMLLVGITQTDTIDIVKKIAKKCAELRVFEDENGKMNKGLSDVKGKILSISQFTLYADCKKGRRPGFERAAKGDVAKPLWEAFNEEIRSYGLEVETGIFGADMKVELLNDGPVTIILDSAEMGLE; this comes from the coding sequence ATGAGAGTAATTATACAAAGAGTTGCCCATGCCAGCGTAAAAGTAGATGGAGAATATACAGGGAAAATCGATCAGGGATTTATGCTGTTAGTTGGTATTACACAGACAGATACCATCGATATCGTAAAGAAAATCGCAAAGAAATGCGCAGAATTACGTGTATTTGAAGATGAAAATGGTAAAATGAATAAGGGCTTATCTGATGTGAAGGGAAAGATTCTTTCAATATCACAGTTTACACTCTATGCGGATTGTAAAAAAGGAAGAAGGCCAGGCTTTGAAAGAGCCGCAAAAGGGGATGTCGCAAAGCCATTATGGGAGGCATTTAACGAAGAAATCAGGAGTTATGGATTAGAAGTAGAAACTGGAATCTTCGGTGCAGATATGAAAGTAGAATTATTAAATGATGGACCTGTCACCATTATATTAGACAGCGCAGAAATGGGATTGGAGTGA
- a CDS encoding AraC family transcriptional regulator gives MNIHDLEEFLHLNTAGERWHLAHPGELSPFYERLRLDDYRGQKCYYFDFINTLKSDQIGIIKESRYTTIPPHHHKDMELNYIYEGKCTFVINGKEVEMHQGDLCIFDTNVVHSATSLKTEKDIVINIVFRKEFFNSVFLSRMSQKGILTSFLLNAISKNRRHDQYIIFKTQENFKVHTLIQYLLCEYFGPSKCYQELIKTYVSAIFLELINTLYDDQEKFSDDENNQTTLIPVLNYIEENYNRCHLEDVSEKFGYNPNYLSNMLKKKTGMSFIEIKTSQQMTEGAFLLANSKLTINEIIYKVGCNNVNFFYKKFKSFYGMTPKEYRMNVNEHYHFG, from the coding sequence ATGAATATTCATGATCTTGAAGAGTTCTTACATTTGAATACTGCAGGAGAACGTTGGCATTTAGCTCATCCAGGAGAGTTAAGTCCTTTTTATGAAAGATTGCGACTAGATGATTATCGGGGACAGAAATGTTATTACTTTGACTTTATTAATACTTTAAAATCAGACCAGATTGGTATTATCAAAGAATCACGCTATACAACCATTCCACCCCATCATCATAAAGATATGGAATTGAATTATATCTATGAAGGAAAATGTACTTTTGTGATCAATGGAAAAGAAGTTGAAATGCATCAGGGTGATTTATGTATTTTTGACACAAATGTTGTACATAGTGCTACCAGTTTAAAAACAGAAAAGGATATCGTCATCAATATCGTTTTTCGTAAAGAGTTTTTTAACAGCGTATTTTTAAGTAGAATGTCACAGAAGGGAATTCTTACATCCTTTTTACTAAATGCGATATCCAAAAATCGCAGGCATGATCAATATATCATTTTTAAAACACAAGAGAACTTTAAGGTACATACCCTGATTCAATATTTGTTATGTGAATATTTTGGTCCAAGTAAATGTTATCAAGAATTAATAAAAACCTATGTTTCAGCAATATTTCTAGAATTAATCAATACATTATATGATGATCAGGAAAAATTCAGCGATGATGAAAATAATCAAACGACGCTAATACCAGTATTAAATTATATTGAAGAAAACTATAATCGTTGTCACTTAGAAGATGTATCAGAAAAATTCGGATATAATCCTAATTATTTAAGCAATATGTTAAAGAAAAAAACAGGAATGTCATTTATCGAGATTAAAACGTCACAACAAATGACAGAGGGAGCTTTTCTGCTTGCTAATTCAAAACTTACTATTAATGAAATAATATATAAAGTTGGATGTAATAATGTGAATTTCTTTTATAAGAAATTTAAGTCATTTTATGGAATGACACCAAAAGAATATCGTATGAATGTAAATGAACATTACCATTTTGGATAG
- a CDS encoding family 1 glycosylhydrolase has translation MKNGFDDNFLWGGAIACSQADGGFLEGGKGISTQDLRYLDPAWNHEQVEEKHHNSPFSKAEFDQALKDMDTTYYPNRRGIDFYHHYKEDIALFHELGMKIFRTSICWSRIYPNGDDEMPNKEGITYYKDMFQECKKYGMKIFATILHYDIPVNLVLKYGGWKNRKAIDFYVRYAKTLFEELGDLVDYWLPFNEFNAGRFAPWDGVCLIQDEEENMNQSIFQCLHHQFIANAKTVALCHEMLPGSKIGGMIARFETYPATCRPEDALQAMQDQQYSNWFYTDIMARGVYPAYMDRYFDMFDIDIQFEDGDDEILKAGIVDFLSFSYYFSQVSTNSQTWEKTAGNLIMANKNPYLETSEWGWQKDPIGLRISLNQMYDRYGLPIIIAENGLGTGDVLEKDGKIHDPYRIDYLKTHIEQMKEAIIDGVEVIGYTMWGIIDIVSCGPLTMDKRYGVIYVDLDNGGKGSGKRYKKDSFYWYQKCIATNGKELG, from the coding sequence ATGAAAAACGGATTTGACGACAATTTTTTATGGGGTGGCGCAATCGCTTGTTCACAAGCTGATGGTGGCTTTTTAGAAGGAGGAAAAGGTATCTCCACACAAGATTTACGCTATCTTGATCCCGCATGGAATCATGAACAAGTTGAGGAAAAGCATCATAATTCTCCTTTTTCAAAAGCAGAATTTGACCAGGCTTTAAAAGATATGGATACAACCTATTATCCTAACCGCAGAGGTATAGATTTTTATCATCATTATAAAGAAGATATTGCTTTATTTCACGAACTGGGTATGAAAATCTTTAGAACTTCTATCTGCTGGTCACGTATTTATCCTAATGGGGATGATGAAATGCCTAATAAAGAAGGTATCACTTATTATAAAGATATGTTTCAGGAATGTAAAAAATATGGCATGAAGATTTTTGCGACAATTCTGCATTATGATATCCCTGTGAATCTTGTATTGAAATATGGTGGATGGAAAAATCGAAAGGCAATTGACTTCTATGTAAGATATGCTAAAACTTTGTTTGAAGAACTAGGCGATTTGGTTGATTACTGGCTTCCTTTTAATGAATTTAACGCAGGTCGTTTTGCTCCATGGGATGGTGTTTGTTTAATACAGGATGAAGAAGAAAATATGAATCAGTCTATTTTTCAATGCCTGCATCATCAGTTTATTGCCAATGCAAAGACGGTAGCATTATGCCATGAAATGCTGCCAGGTTCAAAAATAGGCGGTATGATTGCAAGATTTGAAACTTATCCAGCTACATGTCGTCCAGAAGATGCATTACAAGCAATGCAGGATCAGCAATATTCCAACTGGTTTTACACAGATATTATGGCAAGAGGGGTATATCCTGCCTATATGGATCGATATTTTGATATGTTTGATATCGATATACAATTCGAAGATGGGGATGATGAAATCCTAAAAGCAGGTATTGTGGATTTCCTTAGTTTCTCATACTATTTTTCACAAGTTTCTACTAATTCACAAACATGGGAGAAAACCGCAGGTAATTTGATCATGGCAAACAAAAATCCATATTTGGAAACAAGTGAATGGGGTTGGCAGAAAGATCCAATTGGATTAAGAATTTCTTTAAATCAAATGTATGATCGCTATGGCTTACCAATCATCATTGCTGAAAATGGATTAGGTACTGGAGATGTTTTAGAAAAAGATGGTAAGATTCATGATCCATATCGTATTGATTATTTGAAAACACATATTGAGCAAATGAAAGAAGCAATCATCGATGGTGTTGAAGTAATTGGTTATACAATGTGGGGAATCATAGATATAGTATCTTGTGGTCCACTTACAATGGATAAACGGTATGGTGTCATTTATGTTGATTTAGATAATGGTGGCAAAGGCAGTGGAAAACGTTATAAAAAAGATAGTTTCTACTGGTATCAAAAATGTATAGCAACAAATGGAAAGGAATTGGGATAA
- a CDS encoding PTS glucose transporter subunit IIA, whose product MSNKELAKQIITLLGGSNNIQTALHCVTRLRFNLKDNALADMKAIEQLDGVLGTQIKNDQYQVIIGPMVGDVFIEIEPLLNHDNTIQPASNKKININMVLDIITGIFSPILPALVAGGMLKGIIAMIDGFGWFPTDGGTFVILNLISDIPFYFLPFLLAISSSRKFKVNEFLGICVAGALMYPTFVAAVGAETSPFTFLGFSVPVFQYADSVFPVILGVGLLSIVYKFIDKFIPNVLKMVIVPTAALIITIPLTYLILAPIGAYGGIYLADGIVWMFDTLGIFAGFLLGFFMPLIVLCGMHQSTSPIQITNITTLGYDYLLPISFCHNMAESGASFGAALHMKDAKMRAAALTTSFSAFLGISEPALFTVNVVNKTPLIAAMIANGIGGALTTLLGAKCFAFVMPGITSLPVYANPDGTITNLLLMCVCIISTFIIAAVLAFFLGMKKGKQSNAKESTIKTPLIGKIISLDQVKDETFSSGMMGKGFAVLPEDDIIYAPCSGNIVVLADTKHAIGLKADTGEEILIHVGIDTVELEGKPFEVFVQLNQHVNQGDKLMKVDFKQIQTAGYDTTVPVICTNSSQYQTITIDEAQACMTIQ is encoded by the coding sequence ATGTCAAATAAAGAATTAGCAAAACAAATCATCACATTGCTTGGTGGCAGCAATAATATTCAGACAGCATTACATTGTGTCACAAGACTTCGTTTTAATTTAAAAGATAATGCTTTAGCCGATATGAAAGCTATTGAACAATTAGATGGTGTGCTTGGTACACAAATAAAAAACGATCAGTATCAGGTCATTATTGGTCCTATGGTTGGTGATGTTTTCATCGAAATTGAACCATTGTTAAATCATGATAATACTATCCAACCAGCTTCTAATAAGAAAATAAATATCAATATGGTTCTTGATATCATCACAGGTATTTTCTCTCCAATTTTACCTGCTTTGGTAGCTGGTGGTATGTTAAAAGGTATCATCGCCATGATTGATGGCTTTGGCTGGTTTCCAACAGATGGTGGAACTTTCGTCATACTGAATTTGATTTCAGATATTCCATTCTATTTTTTACCATTTTTACTTGCCATATCTTCATCTAGAAAATTCAAAGTAAATGAATTTTTAGGTATCTGTGTTGCTGGTGCTTTAATGTATCCAACCTTTGTTGCAGCTGTTGGTGCTGAAACTTCTCCATTTACTTTCTTAGGTTTCAGTGTTCCAGTATTCCAATATGCAGATTCTGTTTTCCCAGTTATTTTAGGTGTTGGTCTGCTTTCTATTGTCTATAAATTCATTGATAAATTTATTCCAAACGTTTTAAAGATGGTAATTGTTCCAACAGCAGCACTCATCATTACTATACCATTAACATATTTGATTCTTGCGCCAATTGGAGCGTATGGTGGCATTTATTTAGCTGATGGTATTGTATGGATGTTTGATACACTTGGCATATTTGCAGGATTTTTGTTAGGTTTCTTTATGCCATTAATTGTACTTTGTGGTATGCATCAATCAACTTCTCCTATTCAAATTACGAATATCACAACCCTAGGCTATGATTATCTTCTTCCAATTTCATTCTGTCATAATATGGCAGAATCTGGTGCCTCTTTTGGAGCTGCTTTACACATGAAGGATGCTAAAATGCGAGCTGCTGCCTTAACAACAAGTTTCTCCGCTTTTCTTGGTATTTCTGAACCTGCCTTATTCACAGTGAATGTAGTAAACAAAACACCATTAATCGCTGCAATGATTGCCAATGGTATTGGTGGTGCTTTAACAACTCTTTTAGGCGCAAAATGTTTTGCCTTCGTTATGCCAGGTATTACATCCCTGCCTGTTTACGCAAATCCAGATGGCACCATTACAAATCTATTACTCATGTGCGTTTGTATCATTTCAACATTCATAATTGCTGCTGTTTTAGCATTCTTCCTTGGTATGAAAAAAGGCAAACAAAGCAATGCGAAAGAGTCCACAATCAAAACACCATTAATAGGTAAAATCATCTCCCTTGATCAAGTAAAAGATGAAACATTCTCAAGCGGTATGATGGGAAAAGGCTTTGCAGTCCTTCCAGAAGATGATATCATATATGCCCCATGTAGTGGCAACATCGTTGTATTAGCAGATACCAAACATGCGATTGGTTTAAAAGCTGATACAGGTGAAGAAATTCTGATTCATGTTGGTATTGATACAGTAGAACTTGAAGGAAAGCCTTTTGAAGTGTTTGTACAATTAAATCAACACGTTAATCAAGGAGATAAATTAATGAAAGTTGACTTTAAACAAATTCAAACAGCCGGATATGATACAACAGTGCCTGTTATTTGTACAAACTCCAGCCAGTATCAAACGATTACAATTGATGAAGCACAAGCCTGTATGACCATACAATAA
- a CDS encoding methionyl aminopeptidase: MEMHRNTRCWCGSGKKYKQCHEKFDLKLAELARAGKTIPDRSLIKSEQDIQGIKKSAKINTGVLDHVAKHIKAGMSTDDIDTLVYEYTVSHGAIPAPLGYEGFPKSVCTSLNDEVCHGIPSKDIILKEGDIINVDVSTIYHGYYSDASRMFMIGEVSEEAKRLVQVTKECLEIGIKAVRPWGNVGDIGAAIQEYAHQNGYSVVIDFAGHGVGNEFHEDPIIPHVGRKGNGMVLAPGMVFTIEPMINEGDYHLYIDEDNGWTSYTKDGKLSAQWEHTLLVTEHGIEILTY, from the coding sequence ATGGAAATGCATAGAAATACGCGCTGCTGGTGTGGCAGTGGAAAAAAATACAAACAATGTCATGAAAAATTCGATTTAAAGCTGGCAGAACTTGCCAGAGCTGGAAAGACGATTCCTGATCGTTCTTTAATCAAAAGTGAACAGGATATTCAGGGTATCAAAAAGAGCGCAAAAATCAACACAGGAGTATTAGATCATGTTGCGAAACATATCAAGGCTGGTATGAGCACAGATGATATTGATACACTGGTTTATGAGTATACAGTAAGCCATGGCGCAATCCCAGCACCCCTTGGCTATGAAGGATTTCCAAAGAGTGTTTGTACATCATTGAATGATGAAGTATGTCATGGTATCCCAAGTAAAGATATTATTTTAAAAGAGGGAGATATCATTAACGTGGATGTGTCTACCATCTATCATGGCTATTATAGTGATGCTTCCCGTATGTTTATGATTGGTGAAGTAAGTGAAGAAGCAAAACGTCTGGTTCAGGTCACAAAGGAATGTTTGGAAATTGGTATCAAAGCTGTGCGCCCATGGGGAAATGTAGGCGATATCGGTGCAGCAATTCAGGAATATGCACATCAAAACGGATATAGTGTCGTGATTGATTTCGCAGGACATGGTGTTGGTAATGAATTCCATGAAGATCCAATTATTCCACATGTGGGAAGAAAAGGCAATGGCATGGTATTGGCACCTGGCATGGTGTTTACTATTGAACCAATGATTAATGAAGGCGACTATCATTTGTATATTGATGAAGATAATGGATGGACATCTTATACGAAAGATGGAAAACTGAGTGCACAATGGGAACACACATTGCTTGTGACGGAACATGGTATAGAGATTTTAACATATTAA